From Gemmatimonadota bacterium, one genomic window encodes:
- a CDS encoding helix-turn-helix transcriptional regulator: MGSRQPTPPRDIVRVFAALSDENRFRIVELLSNGRPAELSCGAIGAALGLSPSLISHHLAILEDARIIDRRKDGLWTLNRLRQEQLSRLLATLEGLVRVGSVAQPAD, translated from the coding sequence GTGGGATCCCGGCAGCCGACGCCGCCCCGCGATATCGTGCGCGTCTTCGCGGCTCTGTCCGACGAGAACCGATTCCGCATTGTCGAACTGCTCTCGAACGGCAGGCCGGCCGAGCTCTCGTGCGGCGCGATTGGCGCGGCCCTCGGCCTGTCCCCCTCCCTCATCTCCCACCACCTCGCCATCCTCGAGGACGCCCGCATTATTGATCGCAGGAAAGACGGCCTCTGGACCCTGAACCGGCTGCGGCAGGAGCAGCTCTCGCGCCTGCTCGCCACGCTCGAAGGGCTGGTCCGCGTGGGCAGCGTGGCGCAGCCCGCCGACTAA
- a CDS encoding methionine adenosyltransferase: MARDYVLTSESVSEGHPDKVADRVSDAVLDAHLARDPEARVACETLVTRNYVCIAGEVRSADPLTAAELDAVVRDAIRDIGYTEPDGRFSADGVEVHVRLHAQAAEIARAVDKGDPRAQGAGDQGMMFGYATDETPELMPAPITWAHALTRELAASRKARRVDWLRPDAKSQVSVRYVGDRPVEVTRVVVSTQHAPRVAMRDIREFVLEELVPRCVPAPFRLPDWQDRVLVNPAGSFIEGGPATDTGLTGRKIIVDTYGGAARHGGGAFSGKDPSKVDRSAAYAARWVAKNLVAAGIAPRCEVCVAYAIGVAEPVALAVETFGTAEADGAEIERWIRQTFDLTPRGIIERLELLRPIYAATSAYGHFGRHGANGAFPWESVALAAAARVFA, from the coding sequence ATGGCACGAGATTATGTCTTGACGAGCGAGTCCGTTTCCGAAGGGCACCCGGACAAGGTGGCCGATCGCGTCAGTGATGCCGTGCTCGACGCGCACCTGGCCCGAGATCCGGAGGCGCGGGTGGCCTGCGAGACGCTGGTGACCCGCAACTACGTGTGCATCGCGGGCGAGGTGCGGAGCGCCGACCCGCTGACGGCGGCCGAGCTGGACGCGGTCGTGCGCGATGCCATACGCGACATTGGCTACACCGAGCCGGACGGCCGCTTCTCCGCGGACGGCGTGGAGGTCCACGTGCGGCTGCACGCCCAGGCTGCCGAGATCGCGCGCGCCGTGGACAAGGGGGATCCGCGTGCGCAGGGCGCCGGCGACCAGGGCATGATGTTCGGCTATGCTACGGATGAGACGCCCGAGCTCATGCCCGCACCCATCACCTGGGCGCACGCGCTCACGCGCGAGCTGGCAGCTTCGCGAAAAGCCAGGCGAGTCGATTGGCTGAGGCCGGACGCGAAGAGTCAGGTCTCGGTGCGCTATGTGGGCGACCGGCCGGTCGAAGTGACGCGCGTTGTTGTCTCGACGCAGCACGCGCCGCGCGTCGCAATGCGCGACATCCGCGAGTTCGTGCTCGAGGAGCTGGTGCCTCGCTGCGTGCCCGCCCCTTTCCGCCTGCCCGACTGGCAGGACCGCGTGCTCGTGAACCCGGCCGGCTCGTTCATCGAGGGTGGACCGGCCACGGATACCGGGCTCACGGGACGGAAGATCATCGTGGACACCTACGGCGGCGCGGCGCGGCACGGCGGGGGCGCGTTCAGCGGCAAGGACCCCTCGAAGGTGGACCGGTCCGCCGCGTATGCGGCGCGCTGGGTGGCGAAGAACCTGGTGGCTGCGGGAATAGCCCCGCGCTGCGAGGTATGCGTGGCGTATGCCATCGGCGTAGCGGAGCCCGTGGCCCTGGCCGTGGAAACGTTTGGCACGGCGGAGGCGGATGGAGCGGAGATCGAGCGCTGGATCCGGCAGACCTTCGATCTCACGCCTCGTGGCATCATCGAACGCCTGGAGCTGCTGCGCCCCATTTACGCAGCCACCTCGGCCTACGGCCACTTCGGACGGCACGGCGCCAATGGCGCCTTCCCCTGGGAGTCGGTTGCCCTGGCGGCGGCGGCCCGGGTATTCGCCTGA
- a CDS encoding DoxX family membrane protein — MEILHLVGRVLFGGYFIFNAMGHLVMYTDMMTDYSRMKGVPAPRLAVYLTGLLLLVGGLTILLGYEPEWGVAALALFFLGVTFKMHDFWNQEGEARMYQMLFFMRNVALLGASLMLLALPEPWPYSLGY, encoded by the coding sequence ATGGAGATCCTGCATCTGGTGGGCCGCGTCCTGTTCGGCGGCTACTTCATCTTCAATGCGATGGGTCACCTCGTGATGTACACGGACATGATGACCGACTACTCCCGGATGAAAGGTGTGCCGGCGCCGCGACTGGCCGTCTACCTCACCGGCCTGCTGCTGCTGGTGGGCGGCCTCACCATCCTGCTCGGCTACGAGCCGGAATGGGGCGTGGCCGCGCTCGCCCTCTTCTTCCTGGGCGTCACCTTCAAGATGCACGACTTCTGGAACCAGGAGGGTGAAGCGCGCATGTACCAGATGCTCTTCTTCATGAGGAACGTGGCCTTGTTGGGCGCGTCGCTCATGCTGCTGGCCCTTCCCGAGCCCTGGCCCTACAGCCTGGGCTATTAG